The DNA segment CGCAGGAAGCGGGCGACGCGGACGATGGTCGTGGTGCTGACCCCGGTTGCCTCGTGGATCTCGCGATAGGTCATTTTCCCTTCGTCGAGCAGGCGCGCCACGTGCCAGCGTTCCGCGAGCGCGTGGATTTCAGCCGGGGTGCACAGGTCGGCGAGCAGGGCGCGGGCCTCGCCCGAATCCTTGAGGCTGGCGAGGGCCTCGGCGAGATCGTCGGCCAGCCTGCGCCGGGCCCGGGTGAGTGTGAGATCAGTTATCTTGTTACATCGTGTTAAAACACTAGAACGAGGCCCATAGGCCCTCGCTAAATGATCCGCAAGCACGAAAGTTGATGATTGACAGGAGGCGTCGGGAGCTGTTCCTTACGTGCATGCGTGAAATGCACCGCCTTGGCCCCATCGATCCGGCCGCGATTCCGTCGCTCGGCTGGTGGTGGCGTTCGCCCGAACGATGGCGCGCGCGCGGCTGATACCTGACTGACAGGACATCTGACCCAAGAGCCCGCCTTTCGAGCGGGTTTTTTATTGTCGCGCTTCGACGGCGCCAATTTTCCAAGGAATTCTGACATGCTTCACGCCGCTATCCAGCCGGAAACCCAGGGCCAGCTTCCACCCGACCTCGGCCCGGTCCCCAATCCCATGCCGCGATTGCTGTGCGGGGAGGACCTTAATGCCGACGATGCCCTTCACCTGTTCGAGCGGCTGGTGCTTGGAAGGCTTGCGCCAGCCGAAATCGCCGGCATGCTGATCGCGCTGCGCATGAAGGGCGAGACGGTCGCCGAGATGACCGGCGCGGCCCGCGCGCTGATCGGCGCGGCGGAGCGCTTCGAGCGGCCCGACTATCTCTACGCCGACTGTTGCGGGACGGGCGGCGACGGATCCGGCTCGATCAATGTGTCCACCGCGACCGCTTTTGTTGCCGTGGCCTGCGGGCTGCCGGTGGCCAAGCATGGCAATCGCTCGGTCAGCAGCCGCTGCGGATCGGCCGACGTGCTCGAAGCGCTTGGCGTCCGGATCGACGTCGACGCGGGCCGGGCGCGCCGGCTACTCGACCAAACCGGATTCTGCTTCCTGTTTGCGCCTCGCTACCATCCGGGGATGAAGCATGCCGCGCTGGTCCGGCGGCAGCTGGCCGTACGCACCGTGATGAACTTGCTGGGTCCCTGCGTGAACCCTGCCCGGCCCCGGGTCCAGCTGCTGGGGGTGGCCGATCCTTCGAAGTTGCGGCCGATCGCTCAGGTGCTGGACGCGATGGGGGTCGAGCGGGCCCTTGTCGTTCATGGCGCGGGCCTCGACGAGGTTGCACTGCATGGGGAAACCCAGGCTGTCCGGCTCGATCGGGGCGCGTTGCACGACCTCAGCATCACGCCCGAACAGGCCGGAATCGCGGCAGCGCCACTGGATGTCGTTGCGGGCGGCGAACCGGCCGAAAATGCGCTGCGCCTGCGCCAGCTGCTTGACGGCGGAGGAAGCGAGGCCGA comes from the Sphingomonas xanthus genome and includes:
- the trpD gene encoding anthranilate phosphoribosyltransferase, coding for MLHAAIQPETQGQLPPDLGPVPNPMPRLLCGEDLNADDALHLFERLVLGRLAPAEIAGMLIALRMKGETVAEMTGAARALIGAAERFERPDYLYADCCGTGGDGSGSINVSTATAFVAVACGLPVAKHGNRSVSSRCGSADVLEALGVRIDVDAGRARRLLDQTGFCFLFAPRYHPGMKHAALVRRQLAVRTVMNLLGPCVNPARPRVQLLGVADPSKLRPIAQVLDAMGVERALVVHGAGLDEVALHGETQAVRLDRGALHDLSITPEQAGIAAAPLDVVAGGEPAENALRLRQLLDGGGSEAERNIVILNTAVLLMSADMAPNLRDGARLARQALEKGAPGRVLDAYIAGSNG
- a CDS encoding YerC/YecD family TrpR-related protein; amino-acid sequence: MLADHLARAYGPRSSVLTRCNKITDLTLTRARRRLADDLAEALASLKDSGEARALLADLCTPAEIHALAERWHVARLLDEGKMTYREIHEATGVSTTTIVRVARFLRQEEHGGYRLLLDRIGAPQ